The Paenibacillus sp. BIC5C1 DNA segment AGTTTAGCGGTTGCTTGCCTGAGTTCAACTTCGTATCTCACCACGTGCAGACCCTAAGGCGGTGGCTCTTTGCATATCAATGGTTGGTCATTCTCCTAGGCCTTCAAGGATATGATGTTGAGGTGGAAGCGTTTGAAAGAAAACAAGGCGGGTAATAACATAGCGAACCACTCAATTAGATGAGGAGGGATTCACTATGCAGAAGAAAATCGTAGGTGTGTTTAATACAGAGCGTGAGGCATCATCCGCAATCGAGGGACTGAAAGCGCAAGGGTTCACTTCAGATGAAATCTCGGTCGTTACACAAGATCGGGATGAACTGAAAGCTATTCGCGAAGAGACGGGTACAAAAGCACCCGAAGGTGTAGCTGCAGGTGCGGCAACAGGCGGGGTGCTCGGCGGAGTCGCTGGATTGCTCGCTGGCATTGGCGCATTGGCGATTCCGGGCATAGGTCCTATTCTGGCCGCTGGCCCAATTGCTGCAGCATTTACGGGTGCAGCTGTAGGTGCAGGAGCAGGCGGACTTGTAGGTGGACTTGTGGGTCTGGGCATTCCGGAAGAGGACGCAAGACAGTATGAGGAATACGTGCAAAGTGGTAAAATCCTGCTACTCGTGGACTCTACGGATCGGGACACGGATGTTTATGACGTGTTTAGCAGTAACAGTTATGTGAACCGGGACAGAATTGATGTCAATCGGGATGATGTTACGGTTGAGCGCACGGATCTCGATATGGAAAATCAAAGATTGGAAGCTCGGGATAAGGCCGCTCGACTTGGCAACAATACTTTTCTATAATAAATCGGTTCAGTAAAGACAGGAATCTTCAACTGGAATGACATAAGTGAGCCACCAGGTGGTCATCAGCCGGTTTCCTTTAGAGGAAGCCGGCTTTTGTCCCTGTTTTAACTTCCTGCTGTTGCAAGGTACAGGTGTTAAACCTGCCAGGCAGGGAATAACAATACATACAGCAATACGGCCAGGGCCAGTCCAATTACCAGTAGCATCAGCGTCAGGAACCGAATCAATCTCGTGGATGCCTGGAATGTTTGTGAATTAATCTGATTGCGTTTTCGGTGATAAGCGGAAGCAGAGCACAGGATGATCAGAATACCACTGACCAAGGAAGTAATACCAATGATGATTGCCGCGATATGGGCCATCCGATCATATGCCGTTGAACTGAATCCGAAGCCTGCTGCAAGAAAACCAATCCCGACCATGGCAATGCCGGTACGTACCCAGGCCAGAAAGGTTCGTTCGTTAGCGAGATGCTGTTGTACATATTTGGAGTCAATGGTGGTTATGTCTTGGTCTATACCTGAGATGTAAATCACCCCGTTCATCAATATATGGCTTTATTGTACGTCGTTTTCATGGCAAAACCAAGAAAGGAGGCTTTCTGTTATGCCTCGTAAAGAACGAATTACAGAAATTGAAAGTCTGAGGGGGATTGCTTTTGCAGCAGTCGTCCTTCAGCACTCCATTGCACATTATTCCCTGGTCCCGGAAGCGGGGCTGGAAGACGGTGTATTGCTCGCAATCTTATTAGTGCTGTCCAAATTTGCTGTACCCCTGTTTATTTTTATTACAGGTATGGTGCTTTTCTATAATACAGGAGACAAGTTGCATTATGGACGTTTTATGCAAAAGCGATTAACCGATGTAATCGTCCCCTATATGATTTGGTCACTGATCTATTTCACACTCGCACCTCGCGGATGGAACGGATTTGGTTGGCAGGATATCCCTGACCTTGGTTTAAAATTAATCACAGGCAAAACGACCTCGCATTTTTGGTACATTATTATGCTTATTCAGTTTTATCTGTTGTTTCCCCTGTTTTTGCGAGCCATCCGTTACGTCTATAACCGATATGAGGCGAAAGGGCGCACAATAGCTCTTCTGATCTCCGGTGTGGTGTACCTCGTGCTCGCGGATCAATTGCGAAATATCGCCAGGTTTATGGAATGGTTGAGTGTCCCGGTGCTGACCGATGCCTTTACAACCTATGCGGATCGAAATTTCCTGTATTTCTTTTTTTATTTTGTGCTTGGTGCGGCAGCCGGGCTATCGGTTCAACATTGGAATGAGTGGATTCAACGTTTGCGCTGGGGATATTGGACCGTGTTTATTGTCCTTGGTCTTCGGTTTATATATAAGTTAATGCTGGAGTTCCAGAAGCCGGAGGGTATACAGATTACATTCTATACCGTCAGTCTTATTCGACCGGATATGATCTTATTTCTCATTGCTTCCATCATGGTGATGTACCAGCTGGCTGGCAAGCTCCACAATATCAGAGTAACACGATTGTTGGCGTGGATTGGCGGGGTTTCATACGGGGGTTACCTGATGCACATGCTGATGTTGCGCTACAGCTACATTCCGGATGAACAGTTTTTTGTGGCACTGGGTTTAAACCCCGTAATTCGCATGATCATCACTTGGCTGCTGGCGCTTACGTTATCCTGCGTACTTACGTGGCTCATCTCTCGCGCAAGCTGGGGCAAGTGGGTTGTGGGAACTGTACCGAAGTCCAAACCTGATTAACGGGTGAATACATCATTATATGAAAAATTCAGAATAACAGTGAGTAGAAGTCCGATGAAAATGGAAGCAACAACCTGAAAAAAGTGACGCCATTACTATGACGAACCTTTTTTGAAATAATTTTTTAAAATTTCATTACATGAAAAATTCATAATAGAAAGTCCAAATTCTCGCTCTACCTTACGTTCCTGCCTCTCCATCAGTTCTCCTTCTTGCATTCCAACGCCCATCGATTAAAGGGAGAAAGACGGATAAAGATGGCAGAAGGGGAACATAAGTTTTATAATACTAGATATATAGAGCTGACAGGAGGGGATTGAACGTGGCTTTTATGATTGCGCAGCGGGCATTTATTAAGCTGTATCTGATTACGATGGTTGAACAGCACAGGGGATATGGTTATGAGATGCTGGAAGCCATGAAGCAGGAATTCAAAGCCTACGGTTATGTACCACCCCAGAGCGAGATATACCGGGCGCTGCATGAATTGGTTCAACAGGGTGTCTTTTATCGTACAAAGAAGCTGAAGGGCAGTGATCCCAAAGTCGATTTTCAGGAAATCGTTTTATATCACTTCACGGATGATGGTGCGGAGAAAGCCGAATTATATAAAAAACAGGTTAAGGCTGATCTTGATCGTTGTCTCGGCATGTTACACAAGGCAGAAGAGGACAATTACGGAGTGAAAGGAAGATAAGCATGGACAGACACTTACAGTGGGGTGTACTTGGTACATCTACAATTGCGAAAAATGCAGTCATTCCTGCGATTCAACAATCCGAACGTGGTGAAGTCTTGGCAATAGCCAGCCGCAGCAAGGAGAAGGCGGAAGCTCTTGCAAATGAACTCGACATTGCCAGAGCGTATGGCAGTTATGATGAACTCATTGCGGACCCGGATATTGAAGCTGTGTATATTCCTCTGCCGAACCACATGCATAAGGAGTGGACAATTAAGGCTGCTCAGGCTGGAAAACATGTATTATGTGAGAAGCCGGCTGCTCTGAATTCAGATGAAGCGGCGGAAATGATTGAGGTATGTCAACAGCACGGCGTACTGTTTGCAGAAGCCATCATGTATCGATACCATCCCAAGCATAGACGTGTACAAGAGATCATAGCCAGTGGGGAGATTGGTACGGTCAGAGCCCTCCACGGCAATTTCACTTGCAATACCGCTGACGATAAGGACAATGTAAGGTTCAAAAAGGAGATGGGCGGAGGATCATTATTTGATCTTGGCGTATATCCTATCTCGGCAGCCCGCATGTATCTGGGGCAGGAACCGGAAGCCGTTACGGTACATGCTCTATTTTCAGAAGAGCATGATGGCGTCGATATGATGGCTTCAGGACTTGTGGAGTTTCCCAATTCAGTAGCGTTAACGTTTGACTGCGGCATGTGGGCTTCTGGACGAGCCGAGATGGAGATACTTGGTACCGATGGTCGGATTGAACTGCCCAAGGTGTTCGGTTGGGAGAACAGTGATATTCCACCACAGATTATCGTGCACACCGATTCCGTCAGCCGTGAGGAACGTGTATCGGTATCGAACTCCTATGTTTTGCAGGTGGAGACCTTTGCAGCCGCAGTGCTTGAAGGAGAAACGTTACCGTTCAGTCCGCAAAATACCATTCAGAATATGCGTGTTATTGATGCATGTTTGGAATCGGCGCGAACCCGTCAACGGGTGCAATTAGTGGATCAAAACAGGAGCTAGCATGCTAACATGATAGATGAAAAGAAATGTTCGAAATGGTAGACTCCATCCGCCGGGATGTGAGTCTTTTGTTATATTTAAATGTTATATTTATATATTTTTACAATAATAACAGTTAAATTTGATATTTCCTCCAAAATGATGTGATATAAATAGTAAATAGATGGCTTTTTCACTATAATCTAGCAGAACGTACATCCAGGCAGAATTCACATCTCATATCACTTACATAGTGGCAACGTTCATCCATTTTAAGTCATTGGGAGGCTGGATTTATGAAAAAGTTCTTGTCTACAGCTCTGCTAGCGGTTATGTTAACGATTGTTTTCTTCACAGGTTCACAGATCGCTCCGGTTGGACAGCAGAAGGCTTCAGCTGCAACGTGTACCATCATCAATACGTTTACTGGTGTGGCCAACTATCTCAGCGCCAACGGGAATCTGCCATGTAACTACATTACCAAAGCACAGGCAACGGCACTTGGCTGGGTATCTTCCCAAGGCAACCTTGCTACGGTTGCTCCGGGCAAAAGTATCGGTGGAGACGTGTTTAGCAACCGGGAAGGCTTGCTTCCAGCAGCTAGTGGCCGTACTTGGCGTGAAGCGGATATCAACTACACTTCCGGTTTCCGTAATTCTGACCGAATCCTGTACTCCAATGACGGCTTGATTTACAAAACGACAGATCACTATGCATCCTTTACTCGCTTGAAATAAGGAAGGACAGGACAGACATGAAGAGGGTAGTACTTAACGGTGAGGACTTTTCCAGCACGACAGAGCTACATGAGCTATTGAAGCAAAAGCTTGAGCTGCCAGACTTTTACGGTGCAAATCTGGACGCCTTGTGGGACTGCCTTACAGGCATGATCGAGCTGCCGCTTGAATTAACCTGGACGAACTACCAGATCAGCAAGGAACGGCTGGGTAGTGAAGCAGAGAAGGTATACCAGTTGATGCTGGAGGCGGAAGAAGAGAGTATTGGATTTCAATTCAAGACTGAGGATTAGTACATGAACTACGAATCATAGCAGCAAATAAATATTAGTGTTTGGAGAACAGACGAACAGACCCTTCGGTCTGTTTTTTTGTGTTTTTATGGAGAGGGCCCATTAAAAATCATCAAGAAAAGAATGGAATAAATACAACGTTAAAAATATTTTCACGAAAGGGTTGATTTTCGCATATCATACGTTAAAATAAAATTAACATTAAAAATATTTTCACGTTGAGAGGCGGAATAAAAATGAGCGAAGGTGCAGTCGCACACAAACAAGGGATCGGAGAATTAATTCGGGTTAAACCTTATGTGCAGTTTATGGTGAGCAAGGTTGTATCCAGATTTGGCGATTCGATTGATTCCATTGCTTATAGCTGGATGGTGTACATTTTGACAGGTTCAAAGCTGCTGATGGGAACACTGCTGGCTATTAACTTTTTGCCGAGTATCTTTCTGGGGCTGTTTGTCGGAGCTTTGGTGGATCGCATGTCGCCCAAAAAGGTGATTGTGCTCACAAATACCGGCCGAGGTTTATTTGTGGGCATTACAGCACTTTTGTTTGGTCTGGGTGAGCTGCAAGTCTGGCATCTGTTCGTTATCACCATTCTGAATTCTCTTCTGGAATGTTTTGCGTCACCTGCAGAGGTGTCCACTGTACCGCGATTACTTCCCAAATCGATGCTGCTGTCTGGTAATGCCATGGCCTCATCTGCAACCCGGGTTGCAGAACTCGCAGGACTTGCAGTGGCGGGAACGTTAATTGCAACAGCAGGGATCACGTGGACGATATTGATCGATGCGGGCTTGTTTGCTTTAAGTGCACTTCTGATGAGCCGTGTGGGGTACCCGAAAACCTCAACATCATCTAACAGTGATAATACACCATTGTATTCATCTAATTCTCCTTCAGCAAGAAAAAGTATATTCTCTGAAATGACAGAAGCCTTTCATTTTATGCGTAAACATGTGTTGTTACTGATCGTTTCGATTCTGTTTGCCTTTGTTAACTTTTGTCTGATGCCATTCAATGTCCTTCGCACGCCATATGTCATTGAAACGTTGCATGCCGGAGCAGGAGGATTAAGCCTACTCAGTGGGCTGATTGTGGCAGGCATGGTACTGAGCGGCTTGTGGCTGTCCCACCAAGGATCGAATTACCGTAAAAGTGTGCTGGTCATCGTAGGCATTGTCATGTTGGGGCTCAGTTATGCCATGACCGCTCTCCCGTCTTACATGACGTCCTACCAGCTGCCTGTTGCTGCTGTCTTTTGTCTGATGATGGGCATGGGGATTCCACTCGCTACAACACCCCTTGCATCCTATCTCATGGAAGTTACACCTTCCGAGATGCTTGGCAGAGTGTACGCCCTTCAAAGTATGCTCGTCGTGAGTGTTGCTCCATTAGGAAGCTTGCTTTCTGGAGCCCTTGCTGATTGGGTGGCATTGCCGATTCTGTTTATCGTGTTTGGTGTTTTGCTTGCCATGTCAGCTGCTCTAGTGCTTCTGAGTAAGACTTTCCGCACTGTTCTATAATAGAACTTCCTAAAGCCTGTTATCTTCAGCCTGTTTTGACCGAAACCCTGTTCGGACGGTATAATATACACATGATGGGCAACAGGTACCCCGGAAATGAGGATACAGGTATGCAGCGCAAAGTACTTTCAACGATTGAAGAAATCAAGGTCTACTCCGATCCGTATCGGATACAGATCATGAATATGTTTAATAAACAGGGCAGACCTTCTACGGTTAAAGAGATCGCAGACCAGATGGGCGAAGTCCCAGCCAAGGTACATTATCATGTGAAAAAACTGGAGAAAATCGGTCTGCTGACCATCGTATCCACTCGTGAAATTAATGGAATTATTGCCAAATATTACGATCCCTTCAAGGGGGAAATCCAGCTCCGTAACGAAGATGAAGAGAATTCACCTTTGAAGGAGGTATTTCGTTCCGAAACCTTCAAATTGTTAAATGAAATGTTTGAGCAGAGCCGTCGGCGATTCATGAATCAGGCGGAAAACGGAGACCGCATGTTTATCTCGGATATGACGTTGTATGCTAGCCGGGAAGAAGTAGAGCAGTTGTACAACAACATTACGAAGATGTGTGAACCCTACTTAACGAAAGACAGGCATGATGCGGACCAAGAGGTCTTTCATTTATTCAGTTCCCTATCCAAAGATACGGTGAATAAGCCCGCTATGGAAACCGCTGGGAAATTGAAAAAGAAGGCTTCGCCCGATAAGGGCAAGCCCGCTGCCAAAACGTCAAGACCTGCTAAAAAGCAGAAGGAATCCTCGTCTGGTGGTCAGGCGGAGGAGTAACCGAAGCATATTCATCGGATTGATTGAAGTTCCGTCTGTGTAAAGATGATATGCTGGACCAAGAAAAAAGCCGCCGTTGGCGGCTTTTTCATGCGTAATTTGGCATGATGGGAGACATGTACTTATTTAAGCGTAAACGACCTTAATTCGTTCATAAACTACATGTTTTCATCATAATCTTTCACGTCACGTTTGGCTGCGGTTGCGGGGGAGTTCGATGTGCCATATTCCTCGACGGCTTCCCAGGCGTCAGCGTTATCGAACTTGCCAGCATTGCGCTGTCTTACTTCACCGGCACCGCTAGGCGGCATCGTCATGACTTCCTCTTCAACGGGCCGTTCGTTGCTTAACTCGCGGTTAGGCGTATCATCGATACAGTAGGCCGTGTAAGGGATCGCTTCGAGTCGTTCAAAGGGAATATCCTTACCACAGGTCACACAGGAGCCATACGTTCCTTGTTCGATTCGCCCCAGCGCTTCATTCACTTGGTTGAACTCGTCGGTTAACGTATCATCTATCGCCAGGTCACGGCTTCGCTCAAACGTCTCCGTACCGGCATCTGCAGGGTGATTATCGTATGATGACAGCTCACCAGTTGAATCTTTCAGGGACTCGGCTGGAGCACCGTCTTCCATGCTGGATTCAAAATGACGCTGCAGGTTTTCATGTTGTTCCAAAAGAGCGTTTTTGAGCTCTTGAAGTTGATCTTTGGTTAATGTACTCATAAGGACATGCTCCTTTCCCGCATTGGGGTTGTAGTCAGTCCTTACCCGAATTTCATAAGAAGCAATCAGTTTCGTGTGTAAAGAGGGGCGTTCGATTTTATATCTGACGGATAATGTGTTATAAAAAATATAGAGAGAAAATGCGGCGGTATCGAAGATCTTCTTGTGCTTACCGCGGCGCGTTTGATAATGGAGGGTTGTCAATATGGATGAGCATATGAAACGAAGATTGGACAAACAAAGACAATTGTTCAAGCAATTGGGCGTACAGCTCGACGCTTTATCAATTCATGAAAAACAATTCAACTATAAACTTCGTGGTTATGATCCGGATGAGGTGGATGCCTATCTAGATTTGGTTATTAAAGATTACGAACGTTTCTACGCCAATATAGCGGATCTGATGGACAAGTGGCAAGAACAGCAGTTAACGATTCGGGATCTGAAGTCATCGGCGAAACCAGTGGAAGATCCAACGAAGATTGATCGCAAACAACTGGACGATATTGTGAAACAACTGGAATACAGCGTTCGGCAGTTAAAAATCCGGGCGCGCCCTGAACAGGACCTGTTCTCTGAGTAAGCCTGCACATCTGGGATGATATAAAATCAGCATTATAATGCTCAAATAAAAGGTGGTTAATCATGAGTACTCATTTTTCGGTCAGTGTGCATTGTTTGTTGTTGTTGTCTTTCAGCGCGCCTGAACGAATCACTTCGGCACTGATTGCAGGTAGTGTGAATACCAACCCTGTCGTGGTCAGACGTATTCTGGGCGGGTTGAAAAAGGCAGGGCTTGTGGACTCCTCACCGGGAACAAGAGGATTTTACCTCGCCAAGCCCTCAAGTGAAATCACATTAGCCATGATCTATCAGGCTGCCAAGGATGAAGGACCATTGTTTCCGATTCATGGTAACTGTAATCCAAATTGTGATGTTGGCCTTCGTATTGATAGCCTGCTGACCAATCTGTATCAGGTTGCCGAAGCAAAGGTGGAACAATTCTTTGCATCCATTACCCTTGAAGATATGGAGCGCTCCTGTTCCCAGCTTGAAGTTCTTCCATCACATGCCGAATAAAGCGTAATATAAGGGAAAGGGAAGGTGTGCTGTACTATGAAAATTATTGTCATTTCGGACACTCATTTACCTCGAAGAGCACGGAAGTTGCCCGATCCCTTGGTTGAGGCGCTTACAGATGCTGATCTGATTCTCCACGCGGGGGACTGGTCGGACTGGAGTGTATACAAGCTGCTTAGCGCTTATGCACCCGTTGAAGGTGTTGCAGGTAATACGGACCCGCCTGAAATAGGTCAAAAACTCGGGTTCTCCCGCATCGTTGAGGCGGACGGTTTGCGTCTTGGTCTTGTACATGGTCATCTGGGATCGAAGTCTACAGAGCAGAATGCGATCCACACCTTTGCAGGACAGCAGGTGGATGCTGTGATTTTTGGACACTCGCACATTCCGGTGATGCATACGGTCAATGATGTGCTGATATTTAATCCGGGTTCTCCTACGGATCGGCGGCGTCAGCCCCAGTATTCTTTTGGTATCATGACGACACATTTAGGGGAATTGCAGGCGGAACATGTTTTTTTCGATGAAAAATAAAAGTTGAAAATCAGGCATCTCGAATCAGAAGGCTCTTCTGTTAATCGGGGTGCTTTTTGCTATGTATGCATTCAAAAGGGAACTTGCAAGTTATCTCTGAATGGGGAATATGGTCTGCTGTTTATCTGTCATTCATCTCTTCTCGTTACCCCCTATGGAGGCATTTGTATGAATGATACAATGCGTTTACAACAATAAATTGAATACGTTTACATAAGGAGATGAATGTTCATGAAATTGTCTGTATTCACAGTTGCCACTCCAGACTTGACGGCAGATGAGTTGGCTTCTGCTGCAGCTGCAGCCGGCATTGAAGGGATCGAATGGAGATATCGCGGAATCCCGGCGGATGCTTTATCCGAAGAACCTTCTTATTGGAGACATAATCGTTGCTCGATAGATCCGGACCAGTGGGAGGGACAGGTACCTCTATTTCGTGATGCGGCAAAAAAGCATGGCAGACAGTCGATTGCATTGGTGCCATATCTGAGCTGTGGAGATCTGCTTGCCACGGAGCAAGCATTTCAAACTGCACAAGCCTTAGGGGCATCCATGATGCGTGTTGGAGTTCCCGGTTATGATCGGAAAACCAGCTATCCTGAGTTATACAAACAAGCTGTGCATTATCTGAATGAGGTTCAAGAGATGGCCCAACAGTATAAGGTAAAAGCTGTAGTAGAAACCCATCATCAAACGATTGCTCCCACTGCATCGCTGGCTTATCGGCTCGTGCAATCGCTGGATTCCCAGCATGTAGGGGTATTGTACGATCCAGGTAACATGGTCCATGAAGGATATGAGAACCATCGTATGGGATTGGAATTACTGGGGCCTTATCTGGCACATGTGCATGTGAAGAATGCGGCTTGGTTCAAGGATGCATCAAACATGAATTCGAATTCCAGTGTGAATGAACAAAATACAGAAATATCGCTAACATCAAACTGGCATTGTCAGTGGGCCCCCTTGACCGAAGGCGTGGTGAATTGGTTGCAAGTATTCCGCGACCTCAAATCCGTAGGATATGATGGATATTACGGGATTGAGGATTTTAGCGGAGTCTTGCAATCGAAGGCGATGTTACAGCATTTTGCAGATGTTTTTGCCGAAATTGAACGTCGTGTGGACGAGGAGGTACAGGTATGAGTTTGGTTCGAGTAGCCGTCATTGGCATTGGAAATATGGGTGCAGCACATGCCAGAACGTTGGTAGCAGGAGAAGTACCGGGTGCAGAACTGGTGGCTGTGTGTGATGTGAGACAAGAAATGGAGAGCTGGGTATCCGGCAACCTTCCGGCTTCAGTCACCTATTGGCAGGATGCGGAGCAGATGATGTCATCAGGGACAATTGATGCGGTCATTATAGCAACCCCGCATTATGACCATCCCGAAAAAGCCATTCAGGCTTTTCAGTATGGCCTGCATGTCATGATCGAGAAACCTGCCGGAGTATACACCAAACAGGTACGCAAGATGAATGAAGCGGCTGCTGCCAGCGGCAAAGTGTTTTCCATGATGTATAACCAGCGAACCAACCCTTTATATATCAAACTAAAAGATCTGATTGCATCGGGAGAACTGGGCGAGGTACGTCGCACCAACTGGATTATAACGAACTGGTATCGCTCCCAGAGTTATTATGATTCAGGCGGCTGGCGCGCTACGTGGGCTGGTGAAGGGGGCGGTGTCCTGATCAACCAGGACCCTCATCAACTGGACCTATGGCAATGGACCATCGGCATGATGCCGGTTCGTATGCGTGCCTT contains these protein-coding regions:
- a CDS encoding Gfo/Idh/MocA family oxidoreductase; the encoded protein is MSLVRVAVIGIGNMGAAHARTLVAGEVPGAELVAVCDVRQEMESWVSGNLPASVTYWQDAEQMMSSGTIDAVIIATPHYDHPEKAIQAFQYGLHVMIEKPAGVYTKQVRKMNEAAAASGKVFSMMYNQRTNPLYIKLKDLIASGELGEVRRTNWIITNWYRSQSYYDSGGWRATWAGEGGGVLINQDPHQLDLWQWTIGMMPVRMRAFCSFGKYRNIEVEDDVTAYVEYENGATGVFVTTTGEAPGTNRFEVNGDRGKIVIEDGQLTFWRLREPEPEFNQRFTGGFGQPECWKCEVPITGVETGHPGLIRNWIDAILKGTPLIAPGEEGIHGLTLSNAMLLSTWTDNWVDLPIDEDLFYEHLQQRIASSNTKKDKAGSGSQPADLSQTFK